In a single window of the Papaver somniferum cultivar HN1 chromosome 8, ASM357369v1, whole genome shotgun sequence genome:
- the LOC113304940 gene encoding transketolase, chloroplastic produces MAASSSLTVSQALVGRKISGINTSSRSQSLPGFSLSTLSGRTLKSSLISSIASSRSNRVNTPSLSRSLVVRAAAVETLEKTDTALVDKSVNTIRFLAIDAVEKANSGHPGLPMGCAPMGHILYDETMRYNPKNPYWFNRDRFVLSAGHGCMLQYALLHLAGYDSVTTEDLKTFRQWGSKIPGHPENFETPGVEVTTGPLGQGIANAVGLALAEKHLAARFNKPDSEIVDHYTYCILGDGCQMEGIANEACSLAGHWGLGKLIAFYDDNHISIDGDTEIAFTESVDTRFEGLGWHVIWVKNGNNGYDEIRAAIKEAKAVTDKPTLIKVTTTIGFGSPNKANSYAVHGAALGSKEVDATRKNLDWPFEPFHVPEDVKSHWSRHTAEGAALEAEWTAKFAEYEKKYSEDAAEFKSIMTGEFPAGWEKALPTYTPEIPADATRNLSQTCLNALAPVLPGLIGGSADLASSNMTLMKMFGDFQKATPEERNVRFGVREHAMGAICNGIALHSPGFVPYCATFFVFTDYMRGAMRISALSEAGVIYVMTHDSIGLGEDGPTHQPIEHLASFRAMPNILMLRPADGNETAGSYKVAVENRKRPSILALSRQKLANLPGTSIEGVAKGGYTISDNSTGNKPDVILCATGSELEIAEKAAGELRKEGKTVRVVSFVSWELYDEQTDEYKESVLPAAVTARVSIEAGSTFGWHKIIGSKGKAIGVDGFGASAPAPIIYKEFGITSEAVIAAAKSVM; encoded by the exons atggcagCATCTTCATCACTTACAGTATCACAAGCCCTAGTTGGCAGAAAAATCTCTGGTATTAACACTTCTTCTCGTTCTCAATCATTACCTGGATTCAGTCTAAGTACTTTATCAGGAAGAACATTGAAATCTTCATTGATATCATCGATTGCATCATCAAGATCTAATCGGGTTAATACACCATCGTTATCGAGATCTTTGGTGGTTCGTGCTGCAGCTGTTGAGACTTTGGAAAAGACAGATACAGCATTAGTTGATAAATCAGTGAACACTATTAGATTTCTAGCAATCGATGCTGTTGAGAAAGCTAATTCAGGTCATCCTGGTTTACCTATGGGTTGTGCGCCCATGGGTCATATTTTGTACGATGAAACCATGAGATATAACCCTAAGAACCCTTATTGGTTTAACAGAGATagatttgttctttctgctggTCACGGTTGTATGTTGCAGTATGCTTTGCTTCATCTTGCTGGTTATGACAGTGTTACG acagaagatttgaagactttcCGTCAGTGGGGAAGCAAAATCCCTGGTCACCCTGAGAACTTCGAGACTCCCGGTGTTGAAGTCACTACAG GTCCCCTTGGACAAGGTATTGCTAATGCTGTTGGATTGGCTCTTGCGGAGAAGCACTTGGCTGCCCGTTTCAACAAGCCTGACAGCGAGATTGTTGATCATTACAC GTACTGTATTCTTGGAGATGGATGTCAAATGGAGGGAATTGCAAATGAAGCTTGTTCACTAGCTGGGCATTGGGGACTTGGAAAGCTGATTGCTTTCTACGATGACAACCACATCTCTATTGATGGTGACACAGAGATTGCTTTCACAGAGAGTGTAGATACCCGTTTTGAAGGTCTAGGATGGCACGTAATTTGGGTGAAGAATGGTAACAATGGTTACGATGAAATTCGTGCTGCCATCAAGGAAGCAAAGGCTGTCACAGACAAGCCCACTTTGATCAAG GTGACTACCACCATTGGTTTTGGTTCTCCAAACAAGGCAAACTCATACGCCGTACACGGTGCTGCATTGGGTTCCAAAGAGGTTGATGCCACAAGGAAGAACCTTGACTGGCCATTTGAGCCTTTCCACGTGCCAGAGGATGTTAAGAG CCACTGGAGCCGCCATACTGCTGAAGGCGCTGCCCTGGAAGCTGAATGGACAGCTAAATTTGCAGAGTACGAAAAGAAGTACTCAGAGGATGCTGCAGAATTTAAGTCCATCATGACTGGTGAATTCCCTGCTGGTTGGGAGAAGGCTCTTCCT ACTTACACTCCAGAGATTCCAGCTGATGCCACCAGAAACCTATCGCAAACGTGCCTTAATGCACTTGCTCCAGTCCTTCCCGGTCTTATTGGTGGTAGTGCAGATCTTGCTTCCTCCAACATGACCTTGATGAAAATGTTCGGAGACTTCCAAAAGGCCACTCCAGAAGAGAGAAATGTTCGATTTGGTGTCAGAGAGCATGCTATGGGGGCCATCTGTAACGGAATTGCTCTTCACAGTCCTGGTTTTGTCCCCTACTGTGCAACCTTCTTTGTTTTCACCGATTACATGAGAGGTGCCATGAGAATTTCAGCTTTATCTGAAGCTGGAGTCATTTACGTCATGACCCACGACTCTATTGGTCTTGGAGAGGATGGTCCAACTCATCAGCCCATCGAGCATTTGGCAAGCTTTAGAGCCATGCCTAACATTCTTATGCTCCGTCCCGCTGACGGAAACGAGACTGCAGGATCATACAAGGTTGCAGTTGAAAACAGAAAGAGACCCTCAATTCTTGCCCTCTCACGTCAAAAGCTTGCAAATCTTCCAGGAACCTCCATTGAAGGAGTCGCCAAGGGAGGTTACACAATATCAGACAACTCTACAGGTAACAAACCAGATGTCATCTTGTGTGCTACTGGTTCAGAATTAGAAATTGCTGAGAAGGCCGCTGGTGAGCTCAGGAAGGAAGGAAAGACAGTTAGGGTTGTTTCTTTTGTTTCCTGGGAATTATATGATGAGCAGACCGACGAATACAAGGAGTCTGTTCTTCCAGCTGCCGTCACTGCTAGGGTTAGTATTGAGGCAGGTTCAACATTCGGATGGCACAAGATTATCGGAAGCAAAGGAAAGGCTATCGGTGTTGACGGTTTCGGAGCAAGTGCGCCTGCACCAATTATATACAAAGAGTTCGGCATCACATCAGAGGCCGTTATCGCAGCAGCTAAATCAGTTATGTAG